In Glycine max cultivar Williams 82 chromosome 7, Glycine_max_v4.0, whole genome shotgun sequence, a single window of DNA contains:
- the LOC102661638 gene encoding uncharacterized protein: MAGRNDRAIADALQALAQAIGNPNRGEVGGAVEYQGLDHFQRNNPPSFNGGYNPDGAQNWIREIEKIFRFMACPKGQKVAFGAYTLVEEAEYWWENTHQCLDAEGQDVIWDVFKRVFLEKYFPEDVRSKKEMEFLELKQGSMTVAEYAV, from the coding sequence ATGGCTGGACGGAATGACCGTGCGATAGCTGATGCCCTTCAAGCCTTAGCTCAAGCTATAGGGAATCCAAATAGAGGAGAAGTTGGTGGAGCTGTTGAGTACCAGGGGTTGGATCACTTCCAACGAaacaaccctccttcttttaatGGAGGATACAACCCTGATGGTGCTCAGAACTGGATAAgagaaattgagaaaattttccGATTTATGGCATGTCCGAAGGGGCAAAAGGTTGCTTTTGGTGCATATACTCTAGTGGAAGAGGCCGAGTATTGGTGGGAGAATACTCACCAATGCCTAGATGCTGAAGGTCAAGATGTGATCTGGGATGTCTTCAAGAGAGTGTTTTTGGAGAAATACTTTCCCGAGGATGTTAGGAGCAAGAAGGAGATGGAGTTCTTGGAGCTTAAGCAAGGAAGTATGACTGTGGCTGAATATGCAGTTTGA